In Anopheles bellator chromosome 2, idAnoBellAS_SP24_06.2, whole genome shotgun sequence, the genomic stretch ACACCGGACGGAAGCGGTTAAAGCAAAAGTGTAACGAACGTCGTGCAGTGACACGAGCGCGGCGTGAAACAAGCAACACATCATCAGATCATCAGGCATGTACAATGGCGCGATCAGTTGCATTTAGAAGAAACGTAAGCAAAACTAATCACCTCACCGGTCTCATCCATTAAAATCGGCGCTGGGTCTTGTCGATGCCAACATCCACTGGTTTCGTGGTAACCATTTGCCAACATACTGCACCGAGTAATTATAATTTGCCTCAGAAAGGTAGTGTGTCAATTCTCTGACAATCATACTTTACCAGCAAAATTGGGCATTGAAACTTTGCAACAAGATCACTGTAAGAACCATCGTTTTAGGATTTCCCTTTGgtaccatttttcaaaattgattCTATTACTGACGAGGACCGATCGTTTCATTGCTTGCTTACTTGTAAACACATTCAAACTCACATTAGTTCATTTCAAAACAGCAACGGCAACCACAAGCATCATACAATAAGTCGACGATTTGAATGACCCTCGGTGAAGAAACGACCCAAACGAACCATACACTCTCTCATGCGAAGGAGTCATAAagatgaatgaagaaaaaaataaagtaatttaacAATGATTACCCATTTAGGCATTACTTTTATTCTACTGCCCACGCGGCTGCGAGGTTTTAAATGTGTTTAAAGATAACATCCTTCCTACCGTCGGTAGTCTGGAGCTCGAGCGTTACCGGACACTGTAACCAGTAGGACAGCAGCTCCTCGCAGTACCCGATGAGGAAGTACATTTTGCGGGCCGGAATGGATCGACTGATGATTGCCGCTATCCGGATGTGGTTGTGCTGGCGCTTGATAATTACCTCCGACAGTACCATTCCGTGCCAGGTGCCGGTCATGAAACGGCGCACGAAATCGTCTTCCAGCATCGTCTGCGATGGTCGCAGTTCACCTTCCAGGTTTGCTACGGATGATACGGAGCGTTTGACGGTGAGCTGACGCGGTACAAAGCAAGTGCATCGTCTTCGGGTTAACTTACACGTATTCCACGAGTTCCACGCCTTGCGATGGGCAATCTGGTGTGGCGGGTTGGCCATTTCGTACGTCAGCGGGCGGTCGCCTCTCGGGGTGATTTTGTACCGACCGGATTGAGATTTTGCCGCGAGGGCCGTTGTGTGGATGCAACGTCTCGTCACGGCAAACCGGCACATCATCTAGCAGATTGACCAGGAACGTTAATTGGTGTAAAGGTAATCCATTTCGGGAGgaagcaaatatttaccaaatTTACTGCGGGAAGTAGCATTGCGTGAACTTATTGGTGGATCCCGCGGGTTTGTTATGACATTTGCCGGCACCAATGTTGATAGAAGTGTTGGCATCCGATACACGAAATAATTAGTACCTATTAAATTGCCTATCACATAACGCGTGATTTAATGCTAAATGGAGAAAATCACCACCATAATTCATACCCTTTCGAGGGGGACATCAAGCAATCGTCCTCCGCGTTCGGAACATCGTAGCGTGCTAGCTGATGGGATGACGTAAACACGA encodes the following:
- the LOC131211304 gene encoding small ribosomal subunit protein uS3m; this encodes MLLPAVNLMMCRFAVTRRCIHTTALAAKSQSGRYKITPRGDRPLTYEMANPPHQIAHRKAWNSWNTSNLEGELRPSQTMLEDDFVRRFMTGTWHGMVLSEVIIKRQHNHIRIAAIISRSIPARKMYFLIGYCEELLSYWLQCPVTLELQTTDGRKDVIFKHI